TATGCGAACGGGATgatcacgatgatgatgatgtggtggtggtgggataTACGCAAATGCAAACCAGTGCGAGGCCACAGCAACGCACCAAACACGAAAACAACTGTACAACCGTTGAAGCGGCTCCGAGGCGAACCAGTGATGATTCATCTCATTCTCCTTCTTCCCAACACATCAATAATACGCTGAAAATTAGATTAACCCCTTTTCTTTGGTGGAGCAGCAGGTACCTCCTCTTGCTTGCGCAAAAATATGCAACGCGGCGTCATGCCATGTGCATGCAAATCATGCTCCAGGATGCACGGCTGACCTGTGCCTGTGCCTGtgcctgtgcctgtgtgtgtgtgtgtgtgtgtgtgtgtgtgtgtgtgtgtgtgtgtgtgtgtgtgtgtgtgtgtgtggtgaattGCACCATTCTAAGAAATTTGTCCCACAATAGGCTGGCTGCAGAATTATCCCGAATCACTTTCCCATACTTTCTTACCTGCCGTTTCCTCCGCAGGCAATGCGTTCACTGTGAGCAGCGCAACCAGTGCGGCCAGCAATGCACCCTTTACGAACATCGGAATCATTTTCTAGGACTATCtaacggctttttttttctttggctggACTTTCTTGCGAATTCTTCGAGAAGCGTTGGCCGCGAAGCTGCTTGCtgtaaaaataagaaataaaacaaatcggCTATTTTAATTAGCTAGCAACACAGggtgcacacacgcacaagccTCGAAAGAAAGGAACGTGATGCTTTTTCCGGCACGTATAGAGATAAAATGGATAAATATAAAGCTTTCCTCCACTTTGCCTCTTCCCTCGTTCctaccacaaaaaaacgcgTTTGCGAGAGGCACAAAATTGCAACGCACTGCTGCTAATGGcggtgtgtaagtgtgtgagAAGCGAGGTGTGTAGGTGCTACTCTGGCGtgtggaggtggtggttgtgCTAATTACGTTCGAGACCGAAATGCAAGAACTATCAAATTTAAAAGGGTGTTTCTTCGTAATTGTTCCTTTATGTTGGGGATTCGCGTTAAAAGTGCATGAAATTTGTAAAGAACACACTTGCCTGCTGGTTTTTAGCCGGAATTTAGACAATAAAGTCTGCACCAATTAGCTTTTGTACAAAACACGACCGGACCGATTCACACCGAACAAACGAATGACGGCTGGAGCTGACAGATTTCGGCGatctagatttttttttacgtttacAGCGGGAGGGTTGACCACTCCAACCATCGGCGGGCTGTCTGTTCTTAGGCGTTCCAGGAATAGCAAAGAACATTTTTCAAGAATTTAATTGATAAAACACTTTCTGAGTGATTTCAACTTTCAACAAAAATGTCTAAAGTTTATTTTGAATGGTTATTAACAGTAACAAgcttttttgcgaaaaatgtACCTATTGTTGATGCTTCAGCATAAATCATTCGGTTGTCTCTTTCTTTCTACCCTCTACCCTTCCCATTGAATCGCTCCCATCGCATTGATTATGTGcagaaatgttttgtttacgatgatgaaaattatttatttatgtttgccGATCGACGATTGAAACTTAATGCTACTACGACCTTCCTGGCGGGcttgtttgttgttaaaaTGTTTGAGATTTATAGATTTTGCGCGGAGCCGACTCGGGCAAAATCATTACAGCTACATCTATACTGCTGACCATACGCATTCGCGCTACATAAAATTGTACGTATCCTTAATATGCTacgaaaatgcaaaatatATGCTTACAAATCTAACCTTCCGCCCCACACACAGGCACTGCCCACACGAGGGTGGAAGGACAGGCAAAATCAATCCAATCAAACCACTCCAATATGCAGTAAATACTTATCTCCATCAAGCTTAAAATTTGGGAAGAATATGTGGCGAGCCGTCGCACTCGGAACGCAACTAATGGTCCTTCTTTTTCGGCTTCTTCGGATTACGCGAACGGCTCTTGGCTTTGCAGAGCGGACAGATTGGGGCGTTGCGATGGATTTGCTGATGGCACGACAGACACGACTTCATCGGGGGTGGCTGCTGTCTGCTGAAAGAGGAAAAATCGAACCAAACACGAAGCTCTCAATAGCTGGGAAAAACCCGAATACAGTGGATAGAGGAAAGAAATATAATTGGGACAAACGAGATGTTTGTAAGGcacataataaaaatatataaaataaaatactaaaGTGTATCAGAACATACAGGAACAGAACAAAACTGAACGAAAAATCACCTTAAATTCACATTGAAATCAGACCTGAATGTCGGATGACCGATGCCGATCGTTGATGGGGCCTGCTGGAGCCGGTTCGTAGGCAGTTCCGGCGGTTTGTTGATTCGCATCGCTACCGGAGGTGGTGGAAGAAATCCGGGCGGTGCGGACGGCGGCAACGATGTGGCCGGCGCATCGGGTGGCAGTGGATGGTGGGCGGACAGCGGTGGACGGGAGAAGGTGGCGGAAGGTGTCGAGAGCGATTTGTTGGCGGTGTAATAGTTTTGGAAGCGGCTGAAACAGGACGAAagaatatttcaattaaattattttagttTGAGAAACGGGACGGACAAAGTGTACGCACTCGGGTGAAATAATGGTTCCTTCCTCTTCGTGCAGTTCCGGCAATCTTTCTAGCCCGAGATAGTCGCGACGCATAGAGTCCACCTCGGTTTTCAGCGGCACGTACTCCTCGTGTACGCGGTTGGCCATGTTAATCGAACGGATACGATTTTCTTCCGCCTGTTTAATAACGGTTTCCAtctaaaaagataaaaagagGACATTTAGCATATAAATTAATGCTAAATAAAAACAGCTGCACAGGAAGAAAACAGTAATTTTACTTACAGCGTTAATGTCGGCATGAATTTGGCGAAGTTCCTCCACATGGCTCATCTTCTCCTGCATCAGCAGCTCCAGCTCGCGCCGATACTCGGACAGACATTTTTCCTCCGCATCGCCGTTCTCCACCTCGCGGATAATTTTCAGCTTCAGCTTTTCCAGCTGTAGCGTTTTGGAGCTAGAAAAAAACGAGTCACGAGGAGAATGTAAAATTAAACCCGCTTCACCACAGAACAGAACCACCTCCGTCTTTGGGATGGGGTCGCCGCCTTACCGAATGTCTTTCATCGCTTCGAGCTTTGCGTAAATCGTTCTCTCGTCAACCGCGCTCATCTTTGTACGCAAACaaaactgcagcagcagcagcacactttagttcaaaacaatttccacTAGAAACAATTGCACTTTTCgccgcttttttgtgtgtactaACACAACACAAGCTACACGCGGGCGGGGTGGAgacaattaattattttacacaCGCATCATCCAGCTACAAACCTTTCCCTGGCGGTGGAAAAAGATGCtttgatgctgctgatggaAAATGGCCGATcaatcttttcttcttttttgctgccgctgcccgTCGTCGCCCTTCTTACCCAGAACATCGCACCCTTCGCACCCTTTCGACACAAtcacagcacacaaacatcaCGCACACAACGATGGAGGCAGATGTCAGTGGCGGACGCGATATGCGAGCGCATGCACACTGTCACACCGTTCCactgtttacaaacaaatccGGTGCCGTGATGGTGCTTTCCCATCATTAATTTGCAAGTTTTTTTAGGGCAAAAAGGATCTGTGAAGGTCAATGTTTGGTGGTTGGTGGAAATAACTTATACGGTATaatagttattattatttattctatTTAAACTAATTTTCAGTATAAGGTTCATTCGTTATACCTCCTCGACCTGCTTGGTTCGATACGACAGCCTGCTTAGCTACTCTTTAATCAGAAACgaattttaatctttttctctttcaattTATCATCCTGTAGTAACCAACGATCATCATCGATCACAGGATTTGCGCGAATGACAACGTGCCTGGACGTTTGCGCAACACGAGCTAGCTTACGCCACCGGTTGTTTGATTTCGGAGCGGCCGGTAACTTTACCATCCACATCCAAGATGTATCACCGGAATCTGGCCCACCTGAATCCGTACGAGCTGCACAAGCATCTGATCAACGAGTACATGCTCACGAAGCCGGGTGCAACGAAGCTGCTGCAGCGTGATACGTCCCGCGACAAAACGGACCACGATGTAGTGCGCGAGAATCACCGGTTTCTGTGGGATGACGAAACGGTGGACAGCTGGGAGAAGCAGCTGGCCAAGAAGTACTACGATAAGCTGTTCCGCGAGTACTGCATATCGGACCTGAGCCGGTACAAAGAGAACAAGGTAAGTATGCCGTCCCCAGACGGTGGGAAGCCTCGCATTCTTTGTACGGTGAAAACATATCTGACATCTCACCCTCCGAAGGTTGCTATGCGGTGGAGAATCGAGAAGGAGGTGGTCGTCGGCAAGGGACAGTTCGTTTGTGGCGATCGGCACTGTGAGGAGCGGAACGAGCTGCGCAGCTGGGAGGTCAACTTTGGCTACCAGGAGCATGGACAGAAAAAGAACGCACTGGTCAAGCTGCGTAAGTAAGGCGGCATTGCATGGTGTTCCATTGATAATCAATATTAAATCCGTCACATTCTACCCCCCGTCTCAGGCCTTTGTCCCAAATGTTCCGACAAACTTAACTATCACTCGAAAAAGAGGGAAATCAAACGACTGAAAAAACGAGATCGTAAAGCAAAATCTTCCAGTGCCGGTAGGAGGGTAAGCGATGATGCTGTTTCCTCGAGTAGCGTTATTGCACCTACTCAGGAAGGCACATCGGTCGCCACGGCAACACAGGAAAGCACCGAACCGGAGGAAGTACCGGAAGCGGTAGGCGAACAAGATGGTTCCTGTGCACCGGAAGTTGCTGAAGGAAGTTGGACGAAGGGTAAGGAAACggctggtgatgatgatacTGAACATCATTAACCATATTTAACTGTTTAATGCTCTTTATTCTGCAGGACATGAAGTGGAAGAGAAGTCACGTGAGGAAGAGTTTGACGAGTTTTTGGAGGATCTTTTGCTTTAATCTACGATCTTCGCGTGAAAGCAAGCATTAAACAAACGGTACTGTGTGCTGGTATATTTTAGATCGTAGTCAAGCTCTGTTTAATCATGTTTGGGAAATATAATAACGCCTGTGGTGTTTTCGAAGTTATTTCAGTTTAATCGCAACAGTTTGCATTTTGGCTGTTGCGCGAGTTGCGTGATGTGTTGTTCAGCTtaagaaacattttaaaaattaattatggTTCTTAAATTAACTCGGATTGCTTAGCAGTTACAAAAATAATACTTTGCACATTTTTACGAAACCAATTCTTCAGTCAGGACCTTCCTGAAATCTGAGAATGAGTTGGGGAATTCCACAGCTCCGTCCATAGGTAAGCAATGTGCGTCAATGTGGGGATTTCAAAATGTCAATGTGGGTCAGTCAATTGTTCGAAACATAATTTTCGTTAACAAATCCAATTGTCAGCCGTAATTTTTCCCCAGCTGAGACCTAGCCTAACATGGCTGATTATGCTCAACCGGCATCGCCAACGGCGGCAATATAAGCGTCAAGTGAGATAATGTGAGTAAGAAGTGAAATGTACGATTGTATTGTGCTTTACATCAAAACCGGTTACAATCCGTACTTATCAACGATTCGCGAAATCCTTAACGCGTTAGTTTGCTTTAGCTGCTCGATCGAATCACATCAACGGAGTGGCGCATaaagcacaatgaaaattttattacTCTGTATTGTTATCTCACTCAGCACGCACATTGCTTTCGGGCAAGACATTGAAGAAGAACTGGTAAGAACAGTAGCCGACCCTCCCATCCCCGTGATGCTGCACACACATTAACGCAATTGATACATCGCCCGTCTTTAGAGATGTCCCGGTGGGTACTGCGTTTCGAAGTACCTTTGTCCCAACGGGACCTTCATCGACGATATGAAGCGTGCCCAAACCACGCAGCTGATAGGATTGCGAGCGGGGCTCGACATTGACGATTTCGACATTTGCAATGATTATCTGCTGGTGTGCTGTCAGTCGGCTCCCGCACCGACGGCCACCAGTACGCAAAACCCGGTCAACAGTGATGTGAGTACACGCTGTACGAAATGATCGCAGCCGTTTGGGCACAGATTCATGGTGGCCTGGAACTATTCTTTTTTGGATGTTTAGGAGCTAATTGAACCACCACCGTCCACCAACCTTGCCTGCGGTCAGGCAAACGAGGGTGGTTTAATTTACGATTTGCGCAACAACGACACGCTGTCCCAGTATGCCGAATATCCCTGGGTGGTGTACATCTTGGCGCACAAAAAGCAGGAAGCGAATTCCGGCAATTTTGTCTGTGGTGGTACACTGATCCATTCACGGCTTGTCGTTACGACGGCACACAATACGGACGGTAAGACGGATCTGGTGGCACGGTTCGGCGAATGGGACGTCAGCACCACCAAGGAACCGTTCCCGCAGCAAGTAAGTGTGCACGCTGATGTACAAtatcatttgtttttaatgcagTAAAACAACACCAATGAGTGCATTTTCCCGCACCAGGATATAGACCTCGCGGAGGTCATCAAACATCCACAGTACGTGTTCAACCCGATACAGAACGACATtgcgctgctggtgctggcggAAAGCGTCCAGTACGCGGCACACATACGGCCCATCTGCCTGCCGCAGCCGACGGACGAGTTCGTGGGCCAGCGGTGCGTCTCCAACGGCTGGGGCAAGGAACGGGGCGTGTACGCAAACGTGATGAAGAAACTGACGCTTCCCGTGATCGGGCGCGCCAACTGTACGCGGATGCTGCGGTACGCCGGGCTGGGACCGTTCTACACCCTGCGCGAGGGTTTCCTGTGCGCTGGCGGCGAGGACGCCGTGGACATGTGCAAGGGGGACGGTGGATCGCCGCTCGCCTGCCAGACGGAGAGCGGAACGTACGTGCTGGCTGGTATCGTATCGTGGGGCATCGGTTGCGGCGGTTTCAACATCCCGGGCGTGTACGTGGCCGTTAACCGGTATGTGCAGTGGCTCAACGAACATATCGTCGACCAAGCGCTGAACGAGAGTTTTGAtataaaattgtaataaactGTCTGTGTCATGCTTATGGTTGAATAAATGCAAATGCCGCGCACGAACGCCGCTGCTGCCTGCCAATCATATTGCTCTGCTGTACTGACCTTCGACTTACGGTAGATTTCGATTCGCGGGGAATCCCGACGCGGGCTTTTGCTTATCAAGAGATGCGTTACgtacgggtttttttttgtgtgtgtgtgctgcgctCGCCGATGTGATTGCAGGCTTACGCATCAATCttaataaattcaaattattgTCAATTAATCATTAAATCATCATAAAAGTCAAACCAGATGCAAATGCCACTTTAGCGTGATCATCGCAAGAAGGAACAAGGTTGAGCAAATAGAACATAATTTTATACAATACCAAAAGTAATGATCAAATATTGAAGAATTGGTCGTTCATGACAATTATTTCGATTTTCTGGTGCTAGAACCCTCACTGAACGACAAACCCTGTGCCACGCTAGAGTATCTCGTATTAACCTATGCCTTATCATTCAATCGAATCCTCTTCGCTCTTGTACTACCCTCAAGCTGTTCTACAGTTCAGTTGCAATACGGTGATCATACGAAAAGGTATCAATTTTGTACTCACGATGCCTAGCTGGTGGTGTAGCTGTTGTCTCGTTGTACTACTGTACGCTCAGCGGATGATCGTCCCAAGCAGTGCGCAGAACGAGGGTTCAGATGAACTGCAAGTAAAGAAACGACTGTTAGTAAGCACGCTTAGTATTGTCGCTTTGTAAAGCAAATCGTTCATTTCTCTGCGTAGGAATGTCCGGGAGGATTCTGTTCGCCCAAGTATCTCTGCCCGAACGGTACGTACAACGAGGCCAATGCGCAGAACCAGGAAATCATTATGCTGCGCTTCGGCGAGGAAGATGTGTGCCAGGACTATATGCAAGTGTGCTGCTCAAATGCAACGAGCATGCGATATGAGTTGGTAGGGATATGGTAGCTAGCAATGGAAAAACGGAAAGCTGCTTTATTAATGCgtctttttattttgttaggTGACTAACAACGAACCCGTAGAATATGGCTGCGGCATAAGCAATCCGGGAGGATTGATTTATCAAGTGGAGGGAAACCGTACGTACGCTCAGTACGGTGAATTTCCATGGGTTGTGGCGATTCTGGAAGCCTTCTACTCGTCCAACGAGCAGCAGTTTACCTACGTTGGTGGAGGTACGCTTATACATCCGAGATTCGTTGTTACGGCTGCAcacatttttaacaaaaccGAAAATCTCGTCGCTAGCTTCGGCGAGTGGGACATGAACCGGGATGAGAACGTGTACCCGAAACAGGTAAAAGCAGGTTGAACAGAAAGTGATGTTCGTAAAACAGGAGGATAATGATTTTTCCTGcccatttttcatttcacatcCAGAACATTGACATTGATCGGACCATAATCGTTCATCCCGAGTACAATAGCGTGGGACTGTTGAACGATATTGCGTTGGCGCAGCTAAAGCAGAACGTGGTCTACGATAAGCATATCCGGCCGATATGTCTGCCCAACCCAACCGATCGATTCGATGATCAACTCTGCATTTCCACCGGCTGGGGTATGGAGGCGCTAACCAACACTTACGCCAATGTGTTAAAGCGAGTCGACCTGCCGGTAATAGCGAGAGCTTCCTGCAAAAAGTTGTTTGCTGAAACCCGGCTGGGACCGTTCTTCCGTCTGCACAAGAGCGTTCTTTGTGCCGGTGGTGAGGAAGGCGCGGACATGTGCGACGGTGATGGTGGTTCTGGGCTGGCTTGTCCGAACGAGTCGGGTGCGTACGTTCTGGCGGGAATTGTTTCGTGGGGCTTGAGCTGCCATCAGCAGAACGTACCCGGTGCTTACGTGAATGTGGCACGATTTGTAACGTGGATTAATGCTACAATCGAGGGAATACTGTGATTGTCAGTGATTGGAAGCGAATGGCCATGGGTGGAGATTATGTTGCCGAATAAAGGATCGGATTGCAGAAGAATGTGTAGCATATTCATACTAAGAAATAATGATCAAGTTGAAAGATCACAGACACTACAACACTGAGAAAGACTTGGTTCTTGGTTCACTATGTAGCGTGAGCTGATCTCCTTTAGTTTGCTTTGATACCACATTCTTCTCCTAACGTAATGACCATGCAAGCTTTTCGTGGCATTTTTAGACCTTATTAAAACACCAAGGAATTATAAGTCCTTGCTACGTGGATACAGTCAACATGGATATCAAACAACTAGCGTTGTTGTAGAACCTGACTCGATTTCCAAGAAACCACTTCAGAAATCTTATTCAACCAATGCACCAAACACACGGTCCAAATAATGTGCGGCAACAATCTCGGATGTACGTAAATTCTTTCTGCACTTACCTTCATATTTAATGCGCAATTGGTTTTATCATTAATTTACAGCAATTGGCAAAATTCAACTAAAATTACACACCCAGTTGGTATATCCACGCTTGCTCAACTGTTTCAAATCAGCTAAGGTTCGGATTCCTCCTTCAACTGCACCTCACTAGGCACTCACAGCCGTCATCGTTAAAATTGACTTTTCgttaagtttgtttttttttcgggttaTTTGGGAACGTTTCGTCAAGAGTGCTGTCAGCAAGAAAAAAGTAgaaaatgttattgttttattttcgttgGCGTTGTTAAGTGTAACCGAGTGCAAAAACTGGGCGAGAACTGTTGTAAAATTATGCTTTTGAGCGTCGTTTAGTGCCCCTGTCTCAAAGCCAGCGAGTGAAAATGAATTTGTAAGTACTGGTGGCGCGAAGCAAGTGAAGTGTGGGTCGGTGCAGACCTCCTGCCTGCTCCCAGTGCCGTGTGTAGGGGAATGAGTAGGCGGGAGCGGTTGCAGGGTGACGGTGGCGGGCGATCAAACTGTGTCTTACGGAATGCGAAGAGCAAGAAATTTGagtgttttaaaacatttttcgaACGGAAATCTTTGCGAACAGGAGTGAattcatttgttgttgttcttcccTTCCCTACCGATTTTAGCTTCATACCGAACGAGGTGAAACGGGAAGGTATTTACCTTCAGCATCAGCTTGGCCCGCCGCTGatacaccagcagcaccaccaactGCCCCAGCAGTCGCAGCATCAGCTGCTCGGTTTCGCGCATCCCGGAATGATCGTGAACCTGAAAAAGGAACAGTTCGATCCGTACGAAAAGCTGCCGGATGGCCAGGCGCACAACCAGCAGCATGTGCTGCAGCTGCAACAGCAGGCCCAGATGGTGGGTCTACAGCAGCACATCTCTGCCCAGATGCAGTCTCAGCTGGCCGCtcaacagcaacatcagcagcaacagcagcctcagcagcagcaacagcaacaacaacagcagcagcctcaacaacagcaacaacagccgcagcagcagcagcaacaacagcagcagcagccgcagccgcagccgcaaacgcaacagcaacaaacaccTCAGGCGCAAACCTCAACGGCTTCAACGGACACGGCCACACCGACGACAACGACCACCAGCACTACCAGCACCacgaacaccaccaccaccggtacgggtaaaaagaaaaagaaaggcaaAGCGAACCGGAACATCGTTATCCCGCAGCTGCCGGAAGGGTTCATCGTGAAGGTGAAGGAAGAGTACACGGAAAACTACGTCCGCACCGTGACGAAAATCCCGGAAGTATGGTGGAACCAGGTCTGTTTGCGACTCATGCCGATCCTGTTGTTAAGCTCCCCCCCTATTCCTTTTTCCCGTTTCGTTCGCATACGGTGTTACTTTCTTTGCAGGAGCAGTTTATCCGCACGGTCAAGTCGCCCGGCAAGAAGGAGCGAAAGTACCACGATTACAACGCGGTCAGCGAGCACCAGTgcgatgtgtgcgggaagtatTTCAAGGATAAGTACAAGCTGAACTACCACGTGCGCATCCACGTGCCGGAACTGTCGCACCGGTGCGACGTTTGCGGCAAGGTGTTTGCGCACCAGTCGACGCTGCATAATCACAAGCGCATCCATACAGGTAAGTGGCGGGCGGACGACTCGAGGGGGGTGTTTTGGGTGTGTTGATAAATGGGCAGTTCCATGTACGATCGCATGGTATgggtatattttaaataaatcttaagtatttc
This genomic interval from Anopheles merus strain MAF chromosome 3L, AmerM5.1, whole genome shotgun sequence contains the following:
- the LOC121598811 gene encoding zinc finger and SCAN domain-containing protein 12-like isoform X3, which translates into the protein MNFFIPNEVKREGIYLQHQLGPPLIHQQHHQLPQQSQHQLLGFAHPGMIVNLKKEQFDPYEKLPDGQAHNQQHVLQLQQQAQMVGLQQHISAQMQSQLAAQQQHQQQQQPQQQQQQQQQQQPQQQQQQPQQQQQQQQQQPQPQPQTQQQQTPQAQTSTASTDTATPTTTTTSTTSTTNTTTTGTGKKKKKGKANRNIVIPQLPEGFIVKVKEEYTENYVRTVTKIPEEQFIRTVKSPGKKERKYHDYNAVSEHQCDVCGKYFKDKYKLNYHVRIHVPELSHRCDVCGKVFAHQSTLHNHKRIHTGERAFKCLTCGKAFVQSSALSNHTKIHTGERPHECLICGISFIQKINLIYHIRIHNGERPYRCNICQKSFIQQSHIKNHMKVHKKDNPLDCSMCGKNYSDLNELTEHYASHHTAELTYRCQACGKSFAQANHLKIHKKNFCNSKSN
- the LOC121598811 gene encoding zinc finger and SCAN domain-containing protein 12-like isoform X2 — encoded protein: MNFFIPNEVKREGIYLQHQLGPPLIHQQHHQLPQQSQHQLLGFAHPGMIVNLKKEQFDPYEKLPDGQAHNQQHVLQLQQQAQMVGLQQHISAQMQSQLAAQQQHQQQQQPQQQQQQQQQQQPQQQQQQPQQQQQQQQQQPQPQPQTQQQQTPQAQTSTASTDTATPTTTTTSTTSTTNTTTTGTGKKKKKGKANRNIVIPQLPEGFIVKVKEEYTENYVRTVTKIPEVWWNQFIRTVKSPGKKERKYHDYNAVSEHQCDVCGKYFKDKYKLNYHVRIHVPELSHRCDVCGKVFAHQSTLHNHKRIHTGERAFKCLTCGKAFVQSSALSNHTKIHTGERPHECLICGISFIQKINLIYHIRIHNGERPYRCNICQKSFIQQSHIKNHMKVHKKDNPLDCSMCGKNYSDLNELTEHYASHHTAELTYRCQACGKSFAQANHLKIHKKNFCNSKSN
- the LOC121598811 gene encoding zinc finger and SCAN domain-containing protein 12-like isoform X1, with protein sequence MNFFIPNEVKREGIYLQHQLGPPLIHQQHHQLPQQSQHQLLGFAHPGMIVNLKKEQFDPYEKLPDGQAHNQQHVLQLQQQAQMVGLQQHISAQMQSQLAAQQQHQQQQQPQQQQQQQQQQQPQQQQQQPQQQQQQQQQQPQPQPQTQQQQTPQAQTSTASTDTATPTTTTTSTTSTTNTTTTGTGKKKKKGKANRNIVIPQLPEGFIVKVKEEYTENYVRTVTKIPEVWWNQEQFIRTVKSPGKKERKYHDYNAVSEHQCDVCGKYFKDKYKLNYHVRIHVPELSHRCDVCGKVFAHQSTLHNHKRIHTGERAFKCLTCGKAFVQSSALSNHTKIHTGERPHECLICGISFIQKINLIYHIRIHNGERPYRCNICQKSFIQQSHIKNHMKVHKKDNPLDCSMCGKNYSDLNELTEHYASHHTAELTYRCQACGKSFAQANHLKIHKKNFCNSKSN